A part of Hydrogenobacter sp. T-8 genomic DNA contains:
- the narH gene encoding dissimilatory nitrate reductase subunit NarG: MVYKAYNWQLGREVNYPYEPKRPQKQFAVVMDLNKCIACQTCTVACKTTWTPGRGQEYMLWNNVETKPWGFYPLGWDIKLLELLDGNKKTVFDAPEGEVVLGWKPDELDWMYPNVGEDEVNEPVDVGTVLENLPHPIWMFYLPRICNHCTYPACVAACPRQAIYKREEDGIVLIDPERCEGYQECIRACPYKKTHFNFVARISQKCIGCFPRVEDGYQPQCVITCIGKIRLMGFINPPENAKPDNPIDFLVHVKKVALPLYPQSGLEPNVYYIPPINVPLSFLKQMFGPGAEHAVKTYMAMREGKEPELQALLHLFGSTPRIPHTFKVVGNEVIAYDEVGKEIVRVPIVEPIQHRPHKDEKLDVVRQDIP; encoded by the coding sequence ATGGTATATAAAGCCTACAATTGGCAACTTGGAAGGGAAGTTAACTATCCCTACGAGCCTAAGAGACCCCAAAAGCAGTTCGCCGTGGTTATGGACCTTAACAAATGCATAGCCTGTCAGACATGCACTGTTGCCTGTAAAACTACATGGACTCCGGGAAGAGGTCAAGAGTACATGCTTTGGAACAATGTAGAGACAAAGCCCTGGGGCTTTTATCCACTTGGTTGGGACATAAAGCTTCTCGAACTTCTTGATGGCAATAAGAAAACGGTTTTCGATGCACCAGAGGGGGAAGTGGTCCTTGGATGGAAGCCAGATGAACTTGACTGGATGTATCCAAATGTAGGTGAGGATGAGGTTAATGAACCTGTTGATGTGGGAACTGTCCTTGAAAATCTTCCCCATCCAATATGGATGTTCTACCTTCCAAGAATATGCAATCATTGCACGTACCCCGCATGCGTCGCCGCCTGTCCAAGACAGGCAATATATAAGAGGGAGGAAGACGGTATTGTACTTATAGACCCAGAAAGATGTGAAGGTTATCAAGAATGCATAAGAGCCTGTCCCTACAAGAAAACACACTTCAACTTTGTAGCAAGAATTTCCCAAAAGTGCATTGGATGTTTTCCAAGGGTAGAAGATGGCTACCAGCCTCAGTGCGTTATAACCTGTATAGGTAAGATAAGGCTTATGGGCTTTATAAACCCACCTGAAAATGCAAAACCTGATAACCCTATAGACTTTCTGGTTCATGTAAAAAAGGTTGCCCTACCGCTCTATCCTCAAAGCGGTCTTGAGCCTAATGTTTACTATATTCCACCCATAAATGTCCCTCTAAGTTTCCTAAAACAGATGTTTGGACCTGGTGCGGAGCACGCAGTAAAGACCTATATGGCTATGAGAGAAGGCAAAGAGCCAGAGCTTCAGGCACTTTTGCACCTTTTTGGTTCAACTCCAAGGATACCTCATACCTTCAAAGTAGTTGGTAATGAAGTTATAGCATACGATGAGGTAGGAAAGGAGATAGTCAGAGTTCCTATTGTTGAGCCTATCCAACACAGACCTCACAAGGATGAAAAGTTAGATGTAGTAAGACAAGATATACCTTAA